The nucleotide sequence CCTTTGCCCGAAACCGAAAATCGCAATGGGGGCTTGGCGGTTCTGATCAATTACGACAGTCGCGACAACACCCTGTCGCCTTTGACCGGCCTGCAGGGCGAGCTGCGCTATTACATGTTTTCGGAAAATCTGGGTGGAAATCTGAACTATAACCTTTCTGCGGCCGACATTCAGGGATTTTGGAAGTGGAACGAAAACTGGGGCGGGGCCGCCCGTCTGTTGACCCGATGGACTGACGGCAGCGCCCCTTTCTATGCAAAGCCCTATATCGATCTGCGTGGTATTGCAAAACAACGTTATCAGGGTGACGTCGCCGGATCTGCAGAACTGGAACTGCGCTGGCGCCCTCAACCACGGTGGCAGTACAGTGTCTTTGGCGGCGGGGGCAAAGCCAGCACCGACACAGACCTTTTTGAAAGTTCAGAATCCGCTGGGACTTATGGCGCAGGTCTGCGCTATTTAATGGCCCGGCTGGTGGGCTTTCAGATGGGATTTGATGTCGCCCGCGGACCAGAGGAAACTGTCTTCTATATCCAGGCCGGATCAGCCTGGTTCTAATTCAGTATTCGATATACGACGAAAACAGAAAGCCCAGTGTGCTTGACGACAAACCACCATCGCGAGAATCGGTGGTGTATTTATAAAATCCACCCACGCTTCCATCATAGTTGCGGTTTTTAAATCCCAATCCCCCGGTTAATAAATAAAAATTCTGAGCCCCCACCTCGGTCAGCGAAAGACCACTTAAAATATCCGCCCGGGGCAATACCGGCGCCTGCCATCCCATGGAAATATTTTTTGAAACCGTCGGATCTGCACGCCCCGCCATCTGGCGATAACCGGAATAAGGCGCATAGGAAAGATCCATCAAAAGCCGGTGTCCGCCAATATTCCACACCTGCCCAAAAGTAAAACCCAACAAAGACTCAGAGGCTGGAGTGTACCTGGAAAAATCCTCGCGCGGGCGTGTGTCCCCGGTGCTGAATTCGTTGATGTACTGATCCCCTTCCGAATAAACATTCAGGGCTTTCCACTGTGCACTGATACCAAACGAATAAGTCCCATGAACCTGCCACATATATCCCGGCGTCAACACCAGCGATGTCTGTTGTTCAACGTTTCGTTGCGTGCGCACGGTGGATGATCCGGAAGAAAGCGACTGGCGCAGAACAAGGCCGTCCAGCTCCCGATAGACAATATTGATACCCACGCCCCAGCTCTGTTCCGCGTTGATCAGTCCGGCATAGGCAATCCCAGCCACTGCGGACTGGCGTTGCAGTTCAGAAGTGTCGATGATTTCTGATCCACTATCGCCAGAGGTTGAGCGCAGGTAATCCTGAATATTGCCGGGGTCGGAATAAAAGACTCCCATCCGCAAACCTGCTTCAATCGGAAATATGGCCGTCCCCAGCAAAGTCTCGGACTTCAGCTGCCCGGTTTCGCGGGTCAAAGTCGTTCCCGAAAATTCCTGATAACTAACAGCAGATCCGGAAAGGGACAAAGCCGGGTGATCCGTGAAGTAAGCTATGCCGGCCGGATTAAAAAGCACAGCTCCTGGTGACTGCGCCAGTCCCGCCCCGGTATTTCCCAAAAAAGCCTCGCGGTGACCAACCGGTGAAAGAAACAAAGAGGCCTCGGCCCCGCCAGTCACAAGGAATATTAGAAGCAATATCCAGCCTGCTGATTTCATCACATTTATTTTATGACACTCATCACGACACAAGAACTCTTAAGGGCGAATTACACAGAATAAAGGAATTTTGTTTTTTCCTGTCTTTCTTCACTTCAGTATCTTGATCCTGTCAGTCAGGGAATAATGAACCTTCATGCTTGATGGAGGATCCATGAATTTCAGATTCAGAAATGTTCTTACTGCTCTGGCATTCGCAACGACAGCCTGGAACGCAAATGCAGAAGTGT is from Bdellovibrio bacteriovorus str. Tiberius and encodes:
- a CDS encoding BamA/TamA family outer membrane protein; this encodes MKKNLLFIAATLIVFAGPRSWGNVFVDPEDGYLDASRWLLEHSGFLPVPIIITEPAVGFGGGLALIFMDKSSEAARPGHFAPPTIKGVAAFATDNGSAGGAGFYVRNWDKDRWRYMGALGTAGMNLNFYGSGGFPGSEDLKMEYSLDGFFLLQDLRHRLGESNWFLGARYMYSDLKATFEGGNLPLPETENRNGGLAVLINYDSRDNTLSPLTGLQGELRYYMFSENLGGNLNYNLSAADIQGFWKWNENWGGAARLLTRWTDGSAPFYAKPYIDLRGIAKQRYQGDVAGSAELELRWRPQPRWQYSVFGGGGKASTDTDLFESSESAGTYGAGLRYLMARLVGFQMGFDVARGPEETVFYIQAGSAWF